GCTTCTGCAACCTTGCGGGTGCCATCGACGTCGCCGTTCAGGACAGTGGGAGCGAAGCGGACGTGGGTTGCGTCCTCGATGCCCACAAAGTTCAGCCAGTCAGCGAAGAAGGTGCTGCTGAAGTCGGAGCCGAAAGCGGCCGGAACACCCGGGGCGTAGACACCGCTGGTGTGGATCGCAAGGGCTTGCTTGCCTTCCATGAGGCCGCGGTAGCCCTGCTCCGGGTCAAAGCCGAAGCTCCAGCCGGGCTGGGTGATGATGTCGATCCACTGCTTCAGCACGTAGGGGACGCCCGAGTTCCACATGGGGATGTTGAAGACGTATGCGTCGGCTGCAGCGAACTGATCGAACACAGCGCGGGCGGATTCCCAAGCGGCAACCTGCTCCGGCGTCTGGTCCTGTCCGGTGAAGACAGCCATCTTGGCGGCAGCCGCGATTCGACCGAAAACAGGCAACGCGCCGTCGTCGAACAAGTTCAGGGTCTCCAGCTCAAAGCTCTCCGGACCGGCAGCCTGGACGGAGTCGATGAAGTGCCGGGCCAACCGCAGGGAGTCGCTGTTGGCGTAGCGCGGAGAGGCGTTGATGTGGAGGATGGTAGGCATTGGCTTCCTTTCGAGGCTTTGCTGCGGGGACGCTTTGTGCCCCGTATTCGATCCTCACGGACATCGCATCAGCGCGTAAGAACGCACTTTTTTGTGCCTAGGGCACCTCAAAGTGCCCTCCCCTGGAAGGCTTCCACTTGCCGGAGCGGTACCTAGGATTCTTCCTGTGGAAGAATCCGGAAACAGCTTGCAGGCCGCCTACACCGACATCGACGGCACCGTCACCGCCTACAACACCATCTTCGAGTTCCTCCGCTTCGATGCCGGCAACTCCCGCAAAGCCGAGGCGGAGCACTTCCTTGGGGGCCTGAGGACAGCAGCCAGGAACGGCGTACCAAGATCCGTGACGAACGCCCGATACTTCAGCTGGTGGCGGGGCCGCAGCGTGAGCGAAGTCCAGGAACTCGGCGAGCGCTGGGCAGATTTCCAGGCCGCGTCGCCGGACGGCTGGTCCTTCCTGGAACCCGTGGCCTCCCTCCTGGACAAACACACCGCGGAGGGACGGCGCATTGTGGCCGTCACGGCGTCGTTCGAGCCTGCTTTGGTACGTGTTCGACGGCGGTGGCCCCACCTCGAGCTGCTGTGCACGTTCCCTACTGCCGCGAATGGCATCTATACCGGCGAAATCAAGGAAGCCCTGGTAGCCGACGCCAAAGCGCGGGCCGTAGCAGCGCACGCCGCCGAGTTCTCGGTGGACCTCTCAGGCAGCTTCGCCTACGGGGACCACAGTTCGGATCTTCCTTTCATGGCATTGGCCGGAGAATCGCTACTGGTCACGCCAGAGGCAGTTAAGGTTTGAGTCACTGTTTCCCCACCTGTAACAACCCCCAAGTAAGCTGTGGCAAGCAGTCCATTTGATGAGGAAAGTATTGGGGAAATGACTCTCACGGCTGAACAGAAACGCATGAAGGCCCAGAAGCACTACAACGCTTCCCTGGATCTCTGCCCGGCACGCCAACTGCTTGAGGCCATCAGCAGCAAGTGGGTCACTTTGGTGATGCTCGCACTGGAGGACGGGCAGCAGCGGCACAGCGACCTCCGCAAACGGATACCCGGCGCAAGCCAGAAAATGTTGACCTCCACGCTCCGCTCGCTTGAACGGGACGGGCTGGTCCTAAGGCATGTGACCGTCTCCGTGCCCGTGCGAACTGACTACGAGCTCACTCCGCGCGGACATTCGCTCCTGCGGATCATCTTCGAGATGAAGGAGTGGGCCGAGGAACACATGGACGACGTCGCCGCTTCCCGCATGGAACACGACCGCCACCGGCTCGCTTTCAACTAGCGCCAGGACCCCGGCATGCACCTGTTTTGCCTGCACCACGCCGGCGGAACCACAGCGAGTTTTGCGGGCTGGCGTTTTGACGGCATGCACGTCACCAAGCTCGCATACCGCGGCAAGAATTTCCGTTCGATTGGCGGCGCCGCGGCCGCTATGGCCGAACGAATCGCAGGCTCGCAGTCAGGGCAGTTGGCACTCTATGGCCACAGCATGGGGGCGGTGCTCGCCTTCGAGGCCGCCCTTCGGCTTCAGGGCACCGGGCGGGTGGTGCACGTGTTCCTCGCAGCCGCCCGGCCGCCGTCGGGAATGTACGACGCCGGTGCTGCCGCGGCAGCCGCGTCCGGCGCCCGGTCCGGGACAGCACAGTCCGGGACTTCGCCGTCCGGACTGGCACGGTCCGTGGCAGCCCTGCCCGGGGCTTCGCCATCCGTGGCGGCCCTGGCCGAGCTCGTGCTCAGCACGACCGCCCTGTCCGAGCGGGCCCGGGAAGTACTGCTTGAGGATCTGGCATTGTTGGAGAGCTATCCCGGCAGGCTGCCCGCCCGCCAATTGGAGGTGCCGGCCACGGTCCTCTACAGCTCTGATGACCCTGTGGTTACGGCTTCAGAGTCACTGCGCTGGGCGGACTGGTGCGCGCAGAAGCCACGATTGATCGAGGTCGTGGGCGGTGGCCATCTGTTCCATGTAGGCAACGCGAAGGTCAGGGCGATCGTGGCAACCACCCTGTCCGCCGAGGCCACTCATGACACGCATGCCCCCTTATGACACGCAAACTATTCGGCGCCAGGGAAAAAGCCTGGCGACGCCCGGATATGGGCGTCGCCAGGCTTTTTCCGCGGCCCTGAAACTAGAAGGACCTAAGCTCCCGCGCTCACGAGTTGGCGGTCAAGAGCGGTCTTGCCGGCGGCGAAGATAGCGGCCATCTCCGCAACCCGCCGCCCCAGGTGCTCTGCGGTAGCGACGTCTGCAGGGTGAACGCCTTCCACGCCGACGTCCGAGAATGTCTGGGCGGCGGCACCGTTGAAGTAGCCAAAGCGGTTGAGATCGTTTTCGCTGCCTTTGGTGCTCTTCCATCCCGGGAGCAGGCCCAGGTTGATCCAGTTCATACCGTGCTGGGCTGCGAAAGTGGAGAAGTAGTCCAGGGTGGAATTCTTGTCACCGGCCTTGCAGGCGGCATTGGTAAAGCCGGCACCCAGCTTGTTGTGCCATTTCTGCACGGCCCAGCGGCCTGCGGTCTTCTCGGCGAACGCATGGAAGGCCGATGGTGCGGTGCCCATGTAGGTGGGGGCGCCGAAAATGATGGCGTCTGCCTGGTCGATGAAGTCCCAGGATTCCTGGGTCAGCTCATCCACGCGCAGGAGGGCCGTTGTGGCTCCGGTGGCGGCGGCAGCGGAAACCACTGCGTCTGCCAGCACCTTGGTGTGGCCCGAGCCTGAATAATAAACAACTGCAATCGCCGGAGTGGCCATGGGTGTCCTTACTGTTTGCGTCTTCTTGTGGTGGTGTGGCTAGATGGCGGGCTGCATGGCCAGCTTTGCCGTGACCATGCTGGCTGCGGCGCGGGCGCTGCCTGCCTCGGTGAGCTCGAATTCATCCACGCGAACACCGAATTTGTTGCTAAGGATCACGGCGGCTTCAACAAGTGACAGTGAATCGATGTCAAGGTCGGCGAACGAGTCGTCCGGTCCCATGTGGCCGAGCTCGTCCATGGTGGACCCGATCGCCCCTACGACGTCCATAGCTGTAATTTCCATTTGTTTCCCCCTTTTACAGGTGGCCCGGGTTAGCCGGCGCCACAGTGGTCCTGCATGGCACCCCGGCCTGCAGGAATCGGTGTCCGGCCCTAGTGCGGGTCGACAACCGAGATCGATGGCCAGGTCATGGCAATGGCTCCCCAGGTGGTTCCTCCGCCAAAGGCAGTCAGGACCACCTTGTCCCCGGGGCTCCTGTGGCCTTTGGTTCCGGCGTCAGTCATGGCCAACGGGATGGAAGCGGCTGAGGTATTCCCCACCCTGTCCAGGTGGACCTCGGCCCTGGATTCCGGAATGCCGGTCACCGAAGCAACGGCGTTCAGAATCCGAAGGTTCGCCTGGTGTGCAATCAAGGAATCCACGTCGTCGGCAACCCAGCCAGCGCTTGCGAGCACTGTTTCCACGGAACCGGACATCGCCGCGACTGCCTGCGTGAACACTTCCTTGCCCTGCATCTCAAAAAATGAACCGGGACCTTCCGGCACGTGGATGAGTGTTTCGCCCTCGCCGTCGGAGTGCAGCGTTGACGCCTTGATGGCCCCTGGTTCGTCTGCCGTTCCGGCAGACAGGTAGGCTGCACCCGCTCCGTCCCCGAAGATCACCGAGGTGGTCCGGTCCGTGGGATCGAGCAGGCGGGTGAAGGTGTCCGCGCCGATTACCAGTGCCGAGTCCACGGATCCCGAGCGGATGGCCCACGTGGCGGTGGTCAAGGCATAGACAAATCCGGAGCAAACCGCGGACACATCGAATGCAGCGATGCCCTTCAACCCCAGGTTCGCCGCCACCTTGGGTGCAGTGGCCGGGCAGACCTTGTCCGGCGTCGAGGTTGCCACAATCAAGAGCCCAGCCGAATCGACGCCGGCACTGGCCAAGGCGCGCCGCCCGGCCGTGGTGGCCAGGACGCTGGTGCTTTCCGTTTCGTCAGAGTGGCGGCGTTCGGCGATGCCTGTCCTGCGCCTGATCCATTCGTCGGAGGTGTCCATGACAGCAGAAAGGTGTTCGTTGGTGACCACCTTCCTGGGCAGTGCGCCACCCAGTCCCCGGACAACGGCGGACGCCGCACTCATTTTTCATCCCCCACGGAAGCACTCACTGCCGCAACCTTGGACGGCAGTTGGTGGGCAACGCTGCAAACTACTTGGCCGCCGTCGAACGTTCCTACGACGTCAGCGCAGCGCCACCATCCGCCGTCCTTTTCGATCAACCGGCTCTTCTGCAGGCGCACCGCAAGGCCGGTCCCCTGCCCGCCCCCATTCTTCGGGCAGGGGCCGCTGAGTGTGATGCGGGTTTTGCGCATCCACAAGGTGTTGCTGTCCGCGCGGTTCATGGAATCGAGCCGGTACAGGAGAACCTGTCCCAGCTGCAGCGAGGCAACAAAGTACTCGACGGCGGACAGCGCCTGCGGGTAGGCGGCCTCCAGCCCGCGGTGGTCATCGAGGCGTCGGCTCAGTGAGGGCTGCTGGCGGAATGAGAGCTGCGCGCAGGCCGTTCCTTCACCGGCATCTCCTTCATTCGGATCCAGGACGACATCCAGCAACGAAACCTGCCGTTCTGCCCACAGCCCACCGTAGAGACGCGTGCCGGCGTCACCCACCAAAGCTTCCTCGGACGGCGATTGGACTGAAGCGAGCCCGAGTTCGGCGTGCTCATGGGCCACTTCCAATACCGCGGTCATGGACGCAACAGAGCAGCGAAGGACCGAAGCGTTTCCCAGGTCCTGCAGCGTCGCCCGGCATTCGAGATCGCCCAGCGTACCTTCCACAGGTTCACTGCCACCCGAGATGGTCACCGACGCCAGGTAGGCGGCAGGTAACAGTTCAGGTGAATAGCGGCTGGCCAGCAAGGCCTCTGCCATCCTGGCAGCCAAAACAAGGACATCCGTGGTGCCAAGGTGCGGTGTTTGCTCGGAGTTCCCCTTGATGGACCACGTACCTTCAACGCCGAGAGCGGCACGGGCCGTGAGCGTGGATTCGGAGACCGTATGGTTCACGCGGAGTTCCCGGAGCCTTGGATTGGTGGTCTTGTAGCCGTGGCTGAAGAACCGACGGCGGCCATCGCCCAGGAGTTCATCGATGGAGGCGTAACTCCGGGTGATGGAGCGTAGGGCAAGTGGCATGGGTATTCCTAGGATCGTCATCGGCGGTGATCCTAGAATCCATCGCGCAGCCCTCGGCAACCAGTGTCCGTGGATGGTGGTGGTGGGAACACCACCCTCACCGCTGTGGGCGTGTCTCTGTATGTCTGGACAGTAGGCTGGACCTGTTCCACCCAGAACCGCTAAGAAGGGACTTCAGTTTTGGCTTACATCACCGTCGGAAACGAAAACAGCACCGAGATTGAGCTTTATTATGAGGACCACGGGACGGGCCAGCCAGTGGTCCTTATCCACGGGTATCCGCTGGACGGTTCATCCTGGGAGAAGCAAACTGCTGCCCTCCTGGACGCCGGCTACCGCGTCATTACCTACGACCGCCGAGGCTTCGGCAAGTCCAGCAAACCCACGGTGGGCTATGACTACGACACCTTCGCCGCAGACCTGAAGACCCTTCTGGAATCCCTGGACCTGAACGATGCCGTGCTGGTTGGCTTCTCCATGGGAACGGGAGAGGTTGCACGCTACATCAGCACCTACGGTTCGTCCCGGGTGGCGAAGGCCGTCTTCCTCGGTTCCCTGGAGCCCTTCATGCTGAAGACCGACGACAACCCGGACGGCGTTCCGCAGGACGTCTTCAGTGGGTTGTATGAGGCTGCCAAGGCCGACCGCTACGCCTTCTTTACCGAGTTCTTCAAGAACTTCTACAACACCGAAACCTTCCTGGGGACAGAGCGCCTCAGCCAGGAATCCCTGGACGCCAGCTGGAACCTTGCCAGCCAATCGGGTGCCTTTGCTTCCGCAGCCGCGCAGCCCACCTGGCTGACGGACTTCCGTGCAGACATCCCCAAGATCGATGTTCCCGCTTTGATCGTTCACGGCACCGCGGACAACATCCTCCCCATCGACGTCACGGCGCGCCGCTTCAAGAATGCACTGCCCAGCGCCGAGTATCAGGAGATCGAGGGCGCACCCCACGGTCTGTTGTGGACGCACGGCGCCGAGGTCAACGAAGCCCTTCTGACCTTCCTCAAGAAGTAGCACCTCTACTTTTTGAGGCGGAGCTTCCGGGCTTTCTTGCCGCTGCGTAGATACTGCTGCTGCGCGGCGTCGGCCTTCGCTCGTTCTGCGGCATGGAGCAGGCCGTAAGTGAAGGCGCTGTTACCGGCACCGGACACGGACCCCAGCTTCAAAAGCTCGGCACGGGCCATGGCGCTGTCCTGATGTTCACCCAAAATGGTCTGGACATCATGGGCAGCGTCCGCGAGCTTTGCGGCCCGCTTCCCGTGGACACTTTCAGCGGTGGCCGCAGCGAAGCGCAGCTTCTTGGCCGTCTTGCGCACATTGTGAAACGCCGTGTCACGTGAAGGCCCGACGGCGGCACCCACCGCTGCGTCGTGGCGCTTGGCGAGGCGTTTGGCCGTTTTGTTGACGAGTTTCGCTGTGGTCTTGCGTGCAGGCCCGGTTCCTTTCGGCGCAATGGCAGGAGAGTCCAGGAAGGCTTCGAGCCCATCCAGAAGCCTGAAATAGCGGGGGCTGTTGAGCCGGGTCCTGATGGCTCCCATCGCTGTATCCGCCCGAACTTTCATGCGCTCATCCAGCTCGGCGTGAAGCGGGCCCAAAACCAGCTTCATTGGCAGCTCCTCCGCATCCTTTCGGAGCCGCTCATGGAGGACCTCCACGTCCCGGTAGCGTCCAAGCGTCTTGGCCAACGATTTCAGCTCG
This genomic stretch from Micrococcaceae bacterium Sec5.1 harbors:
- a CDS encoding helix-turn-helix domain-containing protein; the protein is MTLTAEQKRMKAQKHYNASLDLCPARQLLEAISSKWVTLVMLALEDGQQRHSDLRKRIPGASQKMLTSTLRSLERDGLVLRHVTVSVPVRTDYELTPRGHSLLRIIFEMKEWAEEHMDDVAASRMEHDRHRLAFN
- a CDS encoding flavodoxin family protein, encoding MATPAIAVVYYSGSGHTKVLADAVVSAAAATGATTALLRVDELTQESWDFIDQADAIIFGAPTYMGTAPSAFHAFAEKTAGRWAVQKWHNKLGAGFTNAACKAGDKNSTLDYFSTFAAQHGMNWINLGLLPGWKSTKGSENDLNRFGYFNGAAAQTFSDVGVEGVHPADVATAEHLGRRVAEMAAIFAAGKTALDRQLVSAGA
- a CDS encoding acyl carrier protein; the encoded protein is MEITAMDVVGAIGSTMDELGHMGPDDSFADLDIDSLSLVEAAVILSNKFGVRVDEFELTEAGSARAAASMVTAKLAMQPAI
- a CDS encoding NAD(P)H-dependent oxidoreductase; this encodes MPTILHINASPRYANSDSLRLARHFIDSVQAAGPESFELETLNLFDDGALPVFGRIAAAAKMAVFTGQDQTPEQVAAWESARAVFDQFAAADAYVFNIPMWNSGVPYVLKQWIDIITQPGWSFGFDPEQGYRGLMEGKQALAIHTSGVYAPGVPAAFGSDFSSTFFADWLNFVGIEDATHVRFAPTVLNGDVDGTRKVAEADLSDAAIEFAGKLSAAGTLQLVND
- a CDS encoding beta-ketoacyl-ACP synthase III gives rise to the protein MSAASAVVRGLGGALPRKVVTNEHLSAVMDTSDEWIRRRTGIAERRHSDETESTSVLATTAGRRALASAGVDSAGLLIVATSTPDKVCPATAPKVAANLGLKGIAAFDVSAVCSGFVYALTTATWAIRSGSVDSALVIGADTFTRLLDPTDRTTSVIFGDGAGAAYLSAGTADEPGAIKASTLHSDGEGETLIHVPEGPGSFFEMQGKEVFTQAVAAMSGSVETVLASAGWVADDVDSLIAHQANLRILNAVASVTGIPESRAEVHLDRVGNTSAASIPLAMTDAGTKGHRSPGDKVVLTAFGGGTTWGAIAMTWPSISVVDPH
- a CDS encoding AvrD family protein, whose translation is MPLALRSITRSYASIDELLGDGRRRFFSHGYKTTNPRLRELRVNHTVSESTLTARAALGVEGTWSIKGNSEQTPHLGTTDVLVLAARMAEALLASRYSPELLPAAYLASVTISGGSEPVEGTLGDLECRATLQDLGNASVLRCSVASMTAVLEVAHEHAELGLASVQSPSEEALVGDAGTRLYGGLWAERQVSLLDVVLDPNEGDAGEGTACAQLSFRQQPSLSRRLDDHRGLEAAYPQALSAVEYFVASLQLGQVLLYRLDSMNRADSNTLWMRKTRITLSGPCPKNGGGQGTGLAVRLQKSRLIEKDGGWWRCADVVGTFDGGQVVCSVAHQLPSKVAAVSASVGDEK
- a CDS encoding alpha/beta hydrolase: MAYITVGNENSTEIELYYEDHGTGQPVVLIHGYPLDGSSWEKQTAALLDAGYRVITYDRRGFGKSSKPTVGYDYDTFAADLKTLLESLDLNDAVLVGFSMGTGEVARYISTYGSSRVAKAVFLGSLEPFMLKTDDNPDGVPQDVFSGLYEAAKADRYAFFTEFFKNFYNTETFLGTERLSQESLDASWNLASQSGAFASAAAQPTWLTDFRADIPKIDVPALIVHGTADNILPIDVTARRFKNALPSAEYQEIEGAPHGLLWTHGAEVNEALLTFLKK
- a CDS encoding HAD-IB family hydrolase, with translation MEESGNSLQAAYTDIDGTVTAYNTIFEFLRFDAGNSRKAEAEHFLGGLRTAARNGVPRSVTNARYFSWWRGRSVSEVQELGERWADFQAASPDGWSFLEPVASLLDKHTAEGRRIVAVTASFEPALVRVRRRWPHLELLCTFPTAANGIYTGEIKEALVADAKARAVAAHAAEFSVDLSGSFAYGDHSSDLPFMALAGESLLVTPEAVKV
- a CDS encoding alpha/beta fold hydrolase, with the protein product MHLFCLHHAGGTTASFAGWRFDGMHVTKLAYRGKNFRSIGGAAAAMAERIAGSQSGQLALYGHSMGAVLAFEAALRLQGTGRVVHVFLAAARPPSGMYDAGAAAAAASGARSGTAQSGTSPSGLARSVAALPGASPSVAALAELVLSTTALSERAREVLLEDLALLESYPGRLPARQLEVPATVLYSSDDPVVTASESLRWADWCAQKPRLIEVVGGGHLFHVGNAKVRAIVATTLSAEATHDTHAPL